The following are encoded in a window of Nakamurella sp. A5-74 genomic DNA:
- a CDS encoding SsgA family sporulation/cell division regulator, whose product MSGSQVGQTSTAMETTMALLVEGDRPLVRARFEYRTNEPFGVHMTLSLEDGSAVEWVIARELIMQGVHIPAGLADVQLYPISDAIVIELDSPDGGAVLLADPAAMYEFAVEIQQLVPLGSEDEFFCLDDALAEICQVELPRSSQS is encoded by the coding sequence ATGTCGGGTTCACAGGTGGGTCAGACCAGCACGGCGATGGAGACGACCATGGCACTGCTGGTCGAGGGTGACCGACCGTTGGTGCGCGCTCGGTTCGAGTACCGCACAAACGAGCCGTTCGGTGTCCACATGACGCTGAGCCTCGAAGACGGGTCGGCCGTCGAGTGGGTCATCGCTCGCGAGCTGATCATGCAGGGTGTCCACATCCCCGCGGGTCTGGCCGACGTGCAGTTGTACCCGATCTCGGACGCCATCGTCATCGAGCTCGATTCGCCGGACGGCGGCGCGGTGCTGTTGGCCGACCCCGCCGCGATGTACGAGTTCGCGGTCGAGATCCAGCAGTTGGTCCCGCTGGGCTCCGAGGACGAGTTCTTCTGCCTGGACGACGCACTCGCCGAGATCTGCCAGGTCGAGCTCCCGCGTTCCTCGCAGTCGTAG
- a CDS encoding DUF4352 domain-containing protein → MRKYIGAVLAAGLLVAGCGASSSNTPVAVVPSGPTVGVVGQATTYSSGQGTAAITVHSFAWKKSSGDTSGVGSAAKNGSYLVADVTVEGLTGSVSVNPLYLSARDEEGRSAGDFGAELGSFRPSLDSGTVTPGRKMRGLVAWDVDPTLGWEVELLSVRDAVLVSWKAPNPPA, encoded by the coding sequence ATGAGGAAGTACATCGGCGCAGTCCTGGCCGCGGGGCTGCTGGTCGCCGGCTGCGGCGCCAGCTCCTCCAACACGCCCGTTGCGGTCGTCCCCAGTGGCCCCACTGTGGGCGTCGTGGGACAGGCAACCACCTACTCCTCCGGCCAGGGCACAGCTGCGATCACGGTGCACAGCTTCGCGTGGAAAAAGTCCAGCGGGGACACCTCGGGCGTGGGGAGCGCAGCGAAGAACGGTAGCTACCTGGTCGCGGACGTGACGGTGGAGGGGCTCACCGGATCCGTCAGCGTGAACCCGTTGTATCTCAGCGCGCGGGATGAGGAGGGGCGGAGTGCTGGCGACTTCGGCGCTGAGCTTGGTTCGTTCAGACCCAGCCTTGACAGTGGAACTGTGACGCCGGGGCGGAAGATGCGCGGACTGGTGGCGTGGGATGTGGATCCGACTCTCGGATGGGAAGTGGAGCTGCTCTCGGTGCGCGATGCGGTCCTGGTGTCGTGGAAGGCGCCGAACCCGCCAGCCTGA
- a CDS encoding DUF433 domain-containing protein, which produces MPLYTLSEAARIVDTTPSTVHRWARGYTYRTPVGQVVTAVEPLITTTGTGRLPVVPFTGLAETYVLNAFRRSGVPMQRIRPALQELSVEMGIAAALASERLKTDGSELLYHYGVENPDSPMGQLVVIRNRQAVFVEVVEQYLQTITYEQGWVRSIALPQYRGVEVTVTPDINWGQPTVAQTGVRVADILSRVQAGEDVGSVARDFDLTKLAVQNLVKAA; this is translated from the coding sequence GTGCCGCTGTACACCTTGAGCGAGGCCGCGCGAATCGTCGACACCACTCCGTCGACCGTTCACCGATGGGCTCGGGGGTACACGTACCGGACACCAGTCGGACAGGTCGTTACTGCGGTTGAGCCGCTGATTACCACCACCGGGACTGGCAGGCTTCCCGTCGTCCCATTCACTGGTCTTGCCGAGACCTACGTGCTGAACGCGTTTCGTCGGTCGGGGGTGCCTATGCAGCGGATCCGTCCCGCACTGCAGGAGCTCTCCGTTGAAATGGGGATCGCAGCGGCGCTAGCCAGCGAGCGTCTCAAGACAGACGGCAGTGAGCTGCTCTACCACTACGGGGTTGAGAACCCTGACAGCCCGATGGGACAGCTCGTCGTCATCCGCAATCGACAAGCAGTGTTTGTCGAGGTGGTCGAGCAGTATCTGCAGACGATCACGTATGAGCAGGGCTGGGTCCGATCGATCGCGCTGCCTCAGTACCGAGGTGTCGAGGTCACGGTCACCCCAGACATCAACTGGGGTCAACCGACCGTCGCCCAAACGGGTGTCCGAGTCGCGGACATCCTCAGCCGAGTCCAAGCCGGCGAGGACGTCGGATCAGTAGCCCGTGACTTCGACCTGACAAAGCTCGCGGTTCAGAACCTCGTCAAAGCGGCCTGA
- a CDS encoding terminase codes for MTGTSPPRPPADLARSGKDLWRALTDDYELAAQEMALLTEACRTLDSCDALQVQLTTDGLMSESSQGVRVHPALVELRQQRIALARMFAALRVPTGDDGRLQSRPTRGVYSLRPAQ; via the coding sequence GTGACAGGCACCTCACCACCCCGTCCGCCGGCCGATCTGGCCCGATCCGGTAAGGATCTGTGGCGCGCGCTGACGGACGATTACGAGCTGGCCGCCCAGGAGATGGCTCTGCTGACCGAGGCTTGCCGCACCCTCGACTCTTGCGACGCCCTACAGGTGCAGCTCACCACCGACGGGCTGATGTCGGAGTCGTCCCAGGGCGTCCGAGTGCACCCTGCGCTCGTCGAGCTAAGGCAGCAGCGCATCGCCCTGGCCCGCATGTTCGCTGCGCTGCGAGTCCCGACCGGTGACGACGGCCGGCTGCAGTCCCGGCCGACGCGTGGCGTCTACTCCCTGCGGCCGGCGCAGTGA